The region aaaaaatcaatataaaataaactaacttgaataattttttgaattttttaaatgattttgatttggattttttttaaaatccgaTTTGGttttaagttttagaaattaaaaaaaaaactgaattaaattaatatgaaaatactcattGCAAGcttaaaattaactataaactaaaTACTCATTGAATCAAGGtctataaaaatagtttattaaaaagttcatggattaaattgaatttatttaattttaaaagtttgattatttcattcaatattgttcatttttttaaaatgtttaaatttaatattttattaaaattaaactcttGAACCAGCACACGttgctttttgaaaaaaaggaaaggaatccTTCTATTTCAAATTGCCACAAGAATTGCAACTTGCTACAGCAAAGATTgccttgtcttttttattttcatcatcatatcatgcttcttgatattttgcaatcaaaatcaaagttttcaTTTTCAAGTCATAATGGCAGAGACAAGGGTGATGTTACAAGGAGGTATTTGAGATTGTAATGCAatgtaagttaatttttaaaatagtttttaattataaaatatattaagatatatattttttggttttagcgtaagaatatcaaaatcattaaaaatactataaaatatatcaatttttttatactataaaatatattaattaaaaaatatatcaattgttttagtataagaatatcaaaatcattaaaaaaaactaaaaaaaaatatttaatattttttaaaataaataatattatatatatatatatatatatatatatatataaacagaaacaataataatatcaagCACCTCTTAAACAATCACACCCACGTGCTCCTTGGACGACCCTGGAATTCAAAAGGGCCAGAGTCAAAAATCCAACACCCGATCCAAAATATCAAACTCGGACCCAGCAACACAATAAGCTTCCGGGAGGAAATTATCATTGGTCAAGGACCCACTCTTGATTCATTCTGACTCATTCAGAGCCCTGCATGTGTAACTTACCTCTACACGACATCCTACTCCTTCACACCACCTAGCACGTGTCTTACCTACAAGACCATTAATGGACCCCTACgtaaacaacataatttttctagAGGATATAATACTTTGAATAAAATGttcaattatcataaaaaaaaaataatgaattaatataAGAGCATTTTTTGTGTGGATAAAAtagctccttttttttatgttgaggttcaaaacaacaaaatttaattaatgttacGGTTTATAAATACAATGTCTGTTTAAATACTGCGGTTATAAATTATtggtaaaataacatattttttgttgtcTCGATTCATAAACGtaacatcaattaaattccATGGCTATCCAGTCAACTGTTTCATAATAGTCAGTTAAACCAGCCAACCAAATGACACGTAAATACAGAGGTAAGTTATTGTGTGAATAGTAAAATCTTAAGATATTAATTACAGTCTGTTTTTTAACATGTAGGTTAGATAAAGATGTACATCTTGACTCGCCAAATatacttaaaagaaaaggtttataaaatcatagtttttataTGGATTGGTGGACCAGTTTATACAATTGAATCAACAAGCTAATTAGTTGAGCTAGATGATTCGTAGTGAGACTATTGCCCCAtctaaatataacaaaaatatatattttatggatttattatttactttgttaatctgatatttaattcaattgattatttttatggaGTTGAAAATTTCATAATCTTAACAAAATTTGGACAGGTTTTTCTCTATATAGAAACTATATCTAAGAttttgtctcacttaaaaaAACTGCAAAATATTGCAATAATCAAACTCAATAAATTATCGCATTTTATAATCACGAGTAGACCcattaatgcaaataaaaaaaacatatatacatgCAAAATAAATCTCAAATGTTTAAATAACACAACATTCAAGTAATGGGAATCCCATGATATATAAACATGACTTGCACATCTATCTATATCTATGTCGTCTATTAGACGAGTCTAACTCAACAATGTAACAGCTAGATTTAGTTATTGCACTTGCCCGAGCGACCTCGTTTTCTGTCGAGATATCATCAAGAGTTAACctattttcaaaggttttaAGTTCAGTGTGGCAAACATTGAACCATTAAGATATACAAGTGTGACTTTTATTTACCTCATCAATATTACAAAGCATGAATATGGCCTCTCGACACTCCTCTGGCCTGAAgccaatataatattaataaaacattgatGTCAAGTTAAAAGATGAACACATAAAACCCATCGTTTAACCTATACTTgttataaagaaattaaattacttaCAGTATTTTGAATCTATTTGACATGTTGCTCGTATTGCATGTATTCAGGTGGAGGAACTTGCTCGGGATCTAAAGTAGGggataatgatttaatttgcaCTCAATGGACGTGGACCTAAATgagtgtgtatttttttaacatgatagaTAACAGGTAAGATATGAAAACTGTCAAATCTGACCCAAACTTAACTTGAAATAAATATctatactataaaaatatattgtagaatatttcgatttttttaatacaacatGATATACACATGCTTTAATATTCACATAATATATGTGTatacgcgcgcgcgcgcgtgtatatatcgtttaatataaatatacatacttcaaatatatatgcattaaacatttttatttttattgattaataaaaaatagtagatAATGGATATCCACTTGATACCCGAAATCTGATGGCTATTTTATGAATATCTAAATTTCTTACCCGATGGATAATAAGTAGGGTATGATATCAAGAAATATGACTCGCGGGTACTCATTGCAATCCATAATCCAGAGTAGTGACCCGACGTGTGATACCTGTATCAAATCAAATACTCGTCACATGTAATCACGAGATGCATTTAAGTAAATATCTCATTTTTCTGTACATCTCGCAGTGATATATAAGCTCTATTACGACTTAACCAGTCgctatcatcatttttattttgatgaattataGCGTGCAAAGCATAACTTATATTGATGTTGGTTGTAATGTGTTATTTGTACCTAAATCGAAGCATTACctaatctagacaacataactcgactattttaaaaaatactagtaAGATCATTGATGTCCATATATCCATATTGATAATACAAATAGTTAGAGTAACCGCAAATCTTTCATCCTAGTAAAGTATTAACATGACTTTTATActaattaattgtattttttctttatttaaaatagtattgaattgtttaataatttgaaTAGATTCATGcgtagttatttttatattgttatttttattcaatttattaatttttgtatttttaaattatttaaatcatcCCTTAAATCAATaacttcaaacttttttttttaaacctaaaactcctttttttttctttcaaatctatcacttttttctatataaagggAGAAGCACGGGTAACATATCCAATACCATCTAAATACAACCCACTTGTAAAGAGCACACAGACACCACCCAGGCTACAAATCACCTTCACCagaaaatcaacccaaaaatgGTGGAACCGGTGAACAACGAGAACGAGGAGGAGCTTTCACTGCTGTCTCCAAACAACAAAGGTGACGGGTCGTGGCAGTTAAACTTCGACGGGTATCAGTTATCACCCGAACGCAAAGAGAAAAAGCCTCCTCGCGGAATTCATGATTGTTATGgagttttaggtattttttttaaaaaaacttattttttatgtagtaATTAGTGTTATTAAAGTAACAATAAACTGTCATGCTTGTTTTGCTTAATCTCgttgaaaatgtttttcttttctggtcTTAAATGGCAATATTCGGtcagattttctttttgttttttccttgtttgGTGTCAAAGTactgatttttttcaagtttggcGTATCTGGGTTTTTTTCTCGGGTCACAAAAAAATGTGTTTGATCCTTTTTTGAACGTTTCTGGGCTGTTAAGATGGTACCGTGAGTGTTTGGCTCCAGCTGTGTAAATTACAGCAGAGGTTGGTATGAAAGACAAATCCGATGGGTTGGTGTTTGACTGGTAGGATTTTATATAGGTGACTTAAAGTGTTTAATTAAGCATGAGGTTTTAATGGGAAAATATGACAACAACTTAAAGTCTCTAAGCACTAATGTAGGTGAGTTAGATTTGATATTGCCAAATCTTTAGCTTACATGTTTATCTCCCATCCTTTGTAGTGTGTGTGCGTGTATAATCGGagtttgaaaagataaaaaaacgaATTGGGGCTGCTtggtatgtgttttttttattttttatacgtGCATATGACGATATTCCTTTTCCATTTATAGGATGCTTAACActataattgattaaaaaaatgattagataTGGTGGATTGAATTAATGAAGAACTAATCATGATTTATTGGCAGGGGTTTTAGTCGCAGGTTAGTTTTGATAACGTCATGAGCTAGAGTCTATGATTCAAAAGTTTTGGCAAAGCCCTTCCTTTCATGACTAGGCTTGAATAGTCGTCTCTTTGCAGCTAATGTTAGTACCTTTAATGTAAGGAAAAATTATTGCTATGGATAATGGAATATGAGTCATGTCCCGACCATTTTGCTTGATGGCTTTAGGTCCTGAAGATGACATAGCTGAGTACTATCAGCAGCAGATGGAAATGCTCGAGGGCTTTAATGAAATGGATGCTTTGGCAGAGCGTGGATTTATTCCTGGAATGTCAAAGGTTTGTGTGGCTTCATTCCCTTTGTATCAGTGCATGACTGATGGTTTAAGCTGAAATTTTTGCCGTTGCTGTTGTTGCAGGAAGAGAAGGAAATTTTGGCTAGAAGTGAGACCTTTGCAATTAGAatatcaaattttgcaaatatGGTTCTTTTTGTAGCCAAGGCTTATGCATCCATCAAAAGTGGTTCATTAGCCATCATTGCGTCCACTTTGGACTCTCTTCTTGATCTTTTGTCTGGCTTTATCCTATGGTTTACTGCATTCTCTATGCAAACACCAAACCCTTATCAGTATCCCATTGGAAAGAAACGCATGCAGCCTTTGGTCAGTCCTCTATCAATTATGCTTTCAATTTCCGGTCAAATTTTCCAGTACGAATGCAATAAACTTCATCATGATCTTCATGCTGTTTCATTGCTAagtcttttcttccttttctgtttCATTATTGCTATATGCCTGAATAACAGTGGGCATATTTCTCTTTTCTGCTTATGAATATGGAAGTCTGTCTAATGAAATAATAGATTTCCCAAACTTGTGAATCATATGCAGGGGATTCTTGTTTTTGCCTCTGTCATGGCAACTTTAGGATTGCAGATTATATTGGAATCAGTGCGCGCATTGCTGTCTGATGTAAGTGGATTTCATTTTTGGAAATTCAcaattttcaatgttttcaaTCAACAAAGACCTTATTATTTCTTGAGACGGCAGGGACTACTAGGTGTACTTGTAAGGATGATGTGTGACCACATCTCACATTTCTTGTAATGCTCTTCCAGGAGAGTGACTTTGATCTGACCAAGGAGCAAGAGCGCTGGATTGTGGGCATTATGCTATCAGTGACCTTGGTGAAACTTGTGCTGATGATTTATTGTCGCTCCTTTACTGATGAGATTGTCAAAGCTTATGCCCAGGATCatttttttgatgttattaCAAATACCATTGGCCTTGTTGCGGCACTTCTTGCTAATTACTTGGAGGACTGGATGGATCCTGTTGGTGCTATAGTTGTAAGTGATTGCACTCCCTCCCTCCCCTGCCTGTTCATACTTTTCTCTGCTCTTCTTTGGCATCAGGGTAGCTCTATTCTATTTGAATTCAGCACTAGTAGTATACATAGTAGCTATCTAGAATGGTTAAATCCATCTACAGTCTTTCTGGTGCTTGCATTGCAAACTGAGTCTTGATTTCTTTGGCAAACGTATCTGAATCTATCACTTACATATAGCTATCTGTTGGACTCTTGAGATGCTCAACTGTTACAAATGAGGACAACATTATAGATGAGTGCAACTATCCTGCTCTCTTCTGTTTATATTAAAGCAATAGGGCACGCAGAATGATTATGCTTCTCCATAAGGTGAAATTGACCACATCGAGATTTAGAGCTCATAGATGCAGATTTGAATCTTTCATTTGGTAGCCTTGTTTTAGGGAATCAAATAAGCTTAATGAAAACCTCTGCTTTTACTTACTGCATCTGCACGTGctaaaaaaatgtgtttgatattgGTGCAGCTGGCCTTGTACACCATTCGCACATGGTCAATGACCGTGTTGGAGAATGTGAATTCTCTTGTTGGAAAATCAGCTACACCAGATTATCTACAAAAACTAACATACCTTTGCTGGAACCATCACAAGGCCATTAGACACATTGATACAGTTAGGGCTTACACCTTTGGGTCTCACTATTTTGTCGAGGTTGACATTGTCCTGCCTTCGAGCATGCCCTTGCAGGAGGCTCACGACATTGGGGAATCTTTGCAAGAGAAGCTCGAGCTACTGCCAGAGATTGAGCGTGCCTTTGTTCATCTTGACTATGAATACACCCACAAACCTGAGCATGCACGGTCGCACTCGTAGTCATAAATGGTTGTAGGTGAATATGATCTCTTTATTGCCATGCTTTGGTCTGTATTTTGATTCATCTTCCAACATGATCCACCGTGCATGTATCCATGCAAGCTAAGCCTAATGGAGAAAGTAATTGCTGACAGAGTTGTATGCAAGATGTTTAGCAAATTAGTATTTCCCATTAGCAGTTTGgcacaaatgtttttcaaattggaAAACTTTGAAGAGCTTAAACGGGAGACAATAGATAATTCTAGTACTGCAGTTTACTGCCGGATTCCCTGTTTGAGAATGAAGGATTTGTAATGATATAGCCAGTCGGCCTGCTGTATTCTTGGACTGGTCATTATGTGAACGAACGACCTGTTTCTAGACCTATATATGAAAAATGAGGTTCTCTTATTAGCAAGGTGTGAAGCTTTGAATACTGCTATTTCGTTAGCCGTTACAGGttgaataaatttttcaaaattcaaggATCAATCACCTAAGAGTTAAAAAAGACAGGGGACTTAAATGAATGTTTGacagaaa is a window of Populus nigra chromosome 10, ddPopNigr1.1, whole genome shotgun sequence DNA encoding:
- the LOC133704794 gene encoding metal tolerance protein 11-like, whose translation is MVEPVNNENEEELSLLSPNNKGDGSWQLNFDGYQLSPERKEKKPPRGIHDCYGVLGPEDDIAEYYQQQMEMLEGFNEMDALAERGFIPGMSKEEKEILARSETFAIRISNFANMVLFVAKAYASIKSGSLAIIASTLDSLLDLLSGFILWFTAFSMQTPNPYQYPIGKKRMQPLGILVFASVMATLGLQIILESVRALLSDESDFDLTKEQERWIVGIMLSVTLVKLVLMIYCRSFTDEIVKAYAQDHFFDVITNTIGLVAALLANYLEDWMDPVGAIVLALYTIRTWSMTVLENVNSLVGKSATPDYLQKLTYLCWNHHKAIRHIDTVRAYTFGSHYFVEVDIVLPSSMPLQEAHDIGESLQEKLELLPEIERAFVHLDYEYTHKPEHARSHS